One region of Vigna angularis cultivar LongXiaoDou No.4 chromosome 10, ASM1680809v1, whole genome shotgun sequence genomic DNA includes:
- the LOC108335897 gene encoding F-box/kelch-repeat protein At1g26930, with protein MLDGRSCVVPRLFSSTCQAENDWSYMKCLLELDIKNGKRPMEIDDVEDEPQQPRKCTRKLDSYNRVEMARISLQRQSIEANDSVVSQMDQEAIEPLNVCEVVVGEDGALTDRLFGEQEQEGDGDLMDVGDRQSDEQQQAKPGDLSDFGARLSEYRLEDDENLMNSSEQQSEQQQQQLGGDSSDSGSLLPRMNRDSSIACLSRCSRSDYGSLASLTRSFRNIIRSGELYQWRRLNGIMEHWIYFSCALLEWEAYDPIRQRWMHLPRMASNECFMCSDKESLAVGTELLVFGRELRSHVIYRYSLLTNSWTSGMRMNAPRCLFGSASLGEIAILAGGCDSEGHILDSAELYNSETQTWETLPSMKKPRKMCSGVFMDGHFYVIGGIGGSDSKVLTCGEEYNIQSRTWTEIPNMSPGRSSRGPEMPATAEAPPLVAVVNDELYAADYADMEVKKYDKEEKVWITIGRLPERAVSMNGWGLAFRACGDKLIVIGGPRTHGEGFIELNSWVPSAGPPQWDLLARKRSGNFVYNCAVMGC; from the coding sequence ATGTTGGACGGTCGTTCGTGCGTTGTTCCGAGGTTGTTTTCCAGCACTTGCCAGGCAGAGAACGACTGGTCTTACATGAAGTGCTTGCTGGAGTTGGACATCAAGAATGGAAAGCGCCCTATGGAGATTGATGATGTTGAGGATGAGCCCCAGCAGCCGAGGAAGTGTACCAGGAAGTTGGATTCTTACAATAGAGTTGAAATGGCTCGAATTTCCCTTCAAAGGCAATCTATTGAGGCCAATGATTCCGTTGTTTCCCAGATGGATCAGGAGGCCATTGAGCCATTGAACGTTTGTGAAGTAGTTGTCGGAGAAGATGGAGCTTTGACCGACCGGCTATTTGGTGAGCAAGAACAGGAGGGTGATGGTGATTTGATGGATGTTGGTGACCGTCAATCCGATGAACAGCAGCAGGCTAAGCCTGGGGATTTATCAGATTTTGGTGCCAGGCTATCTGAATATCGGTTGGAGGATGATGAGAATCTAATGAATTCAAGTGAACAGCAATCtgagcagcagcagcagcagcttGGTGGGGATTCTTCAGATTCTGGTTCACTCTTGCCACGCATGAACCGTGACAGCTCAATAGCCTGTCTCAGCCGGTGTTCAAGGTCAGACTACGGTTCTCTAGCCTCGTTGACTAGGAGCTTCCGGAACATAATCCGAAGTGGTGAACTCTATCAATGGAGGAGACTAAATGGTATTATGGAGCACTGGATTTATTTTTCCTGCGCCCTCCTGGAATGGGAGGCCTATGATCCAATCCGTCAGAGGTGGATGCATTTGCCAAGGATGGCTTCTAATGAATGCTTTATGTGTTCAGACAAGGAATCTTTAGCTGTAGGAACTGAGCTACTTGTGTTTGGGAGGGAGCTAAGATCTCATGTGATTTACAGATACAGTCTGTTGACAAACTCATGGACATCTGGAATGAGGATGAATGCTCCAAGATGCTTGTTTGGCTCAGCAAGCCTTGGAGAGATTGCAATATTAGCTGGTGGGTGTGATTCAGAGGGACACATCCTGGACTCTGCTGAATTATACAATTCTGAGACTCAAACATGGGAAACACTGCCAAGTATGAAGAAACCAAGGAAGATGTGTTCTGGGGTGTTTATGGATGGACATTTTTATGTTATAGGGGGGATTGGGGGGAGTGATTCTAAGGTCCTAACATGTGGAGAGGAGTACAATATTCAGAGCAGGACATGGACAGAGATTCCTAACATGTCCCCAGGAAGAAGTAGTAGGGGTCCTGAGATGCCTGCAACAGCTGAGGCACCACCTCTGGTTGCAGTTGTAAATGATGAACTATATGCTGCTGATTACGCTGACATGGAGGTTAAGAAgtatgacaaggaagaaaaagtgTGGATTACCATTGGGAGACTGCCAGAACGTGCAGTGTCGATGAATGGTTGGGGTCTTGCATTCAGGGCATGTGGAGATAAGCTTATTGTGATTGGTGGACCTAGGACTCATGGTGAGGGTTTTATTGAGCTCAATTCATGGGTGCCTAGTGCAGGGCCTCCACAGTGGGATCTACTTGCTAGGAAACGTTCTGGCAACTTTGTTTATAATTGTGCTGTGATGGGATGTTGA